The window CCCAAAGCCTCCTGCgcttttcactttctctttatgAGATTTTTCCAGCGGTCTCTGGACCTACTATTTTTCCCGTTTTTTTCTCTTGActgtctctctccctcatccATCTCCCATTTCTATTCTGACCTTATCTCTGTTTCTATCCCCTTTTCtaaatctctgtctttttctattcttgtctctgtctctgtccctctgatctctgtccctttctctgtgTCCTCAGTTTCATAGCCTCTGAAGTGATTCTTTCAagcttctttctctctcaatatttctatctatttatttgttatttttcttttcttgttattctttccttctctcattgTCCTCTCAGGATCCGGGGAACTGGAGTACTAAGGGAAGGGGTTGGGATGTGTACAAGTGTGTATGGGAGTTTAATCTGAGAGTGATTCTTTGACTGCTCTGTGAAAGAGGGTCTGGGGTTGACAGGGATAACCTGATGGAGGAGAGGGAGGCTATGAGGTGCTACAAAAGAATTGAGGGTCAGGAAAATTGTCAAAGTTAGAGTAGAGGCTGAATTGGAAGAATCTTTGGAAAATTGCAAAGGGGGTAAGTCTGGCCTAAGGTAGGGTGTCACTGAGAGCACCTATTAGTTTTCCCAATCCCATAACACTCCCTCTGTTGTGCTCCTGCAGGCAGCTCTTTCCCCGATGCCCCGCCCTATACCTGGAGCCCCCCCTGGGGGTGGGTTGCGGCTGGAAGCTGTGATGGAGACCCTACAGAGGCAGCAAGCAGCCAGATTAGCTCAAGGTGGGGTTCGACCCCCACTTCCTCTTTCAATGCCCCCATCCTTACCTCCCCAACGATCCCATCCAGTGGGTGTCAGGGCCCAGCAGTCTCCTGAAGAGGGGACTCTGGGGGGTACTGAAGAGggtgaaaatgaagaggaaaacgaggaagaagaagaggaggaagaggaggctaGGCCTCAAGGGCAACCTCTCCATCCCAGCCCAGGACCAGGCCTATCTGTGTCCTCTCCCATCCAGCCTTCAGGCCCTCAGCATCATGAGTGGACTTATGAGGAACAATTTAAACAGGTAGGAGGTCCGAACCCAGAAGTCTAGGTTCACACTTTCCCACTCCACCTCCATCTCCAATCTGTTCTACACTTTCTAGTACAGGGACAGGTAGGTAGAATATGAGTTAAGAGAACTTGACCTTCAATTCCCATCTAACCCCACCTGACCCCTTTCTAGGCCTTATTACCCaatcctctcttcccttctgaaAACTGATGCCCCAGGAAGAAGTAGCCACTGGGGCCCCAATCCCCCTATTCCCCCATACCCCACTCCCTGGGGCTCTGCAGAGGAGAAATAAAGACAAGAGttagaggcagaaagaaaagcAGATAGAGTAAAACAGACATTCTGAAACAAGAGAAATGCAGAAGCTGAAAAGGGGTCCAAAGATCTTGAGAGAAATCTCTAGTGGACATGGGGGGAGGGTCCAGTATTCTGTAGAAGATGCCAGATGAGATGGTGGGGGGAGGGCTCTCATTGTCCACTCTCCATCCTTTTCTCCTCCCAGCTTAGACTCTGAGcacttccctctcccccccccccccatatgtCACGTCCCATTACCCCTTTACCTGACAGTGAGGGATGGGGGTTGGAGGATTGGGAATGGGATAGGGTGGCTCTAAGGATTCCTCTGGTTTATACTAGTGGGGAGAAACAGAAGGTAGATAGGAGTATGTCTCCATGACTCAGTTATCACACTTTCTACTCCCCCAATCTTTTTAGTCTCCCTCCCCCAAAGCCTTGAATCTCATATATATGTGAAGATTATTCTAGATATGCAACTGTGTGTATTAGTGTGAAGGAAAGTGTTTGGGAGGGGGCTACTTTGGGGATTAcagagtttttattattattgatatttatcCCGATTATTATTCAGAAATTGTTATTTTCTGAATATGAAACAAGGACTAAATCTTGAGTGTTACTCAGAGATTATTAATTCTGGTAATTACTCaggggcttttaaaaaaaatattcccctTTTAATAATCACTACTGTTCCCCTTTATTGCCCCTCTTCAGCAGGCGTAATTTAAGTATGGCAGAACTATAGACTCGAACCCTTGATAGCTAATGACATGGCCCAATCGGAGACTCACatggtggggtggggtgggaggcaGTTTTAAACCCTGGCTGGCCAACTGGTATCTGACTGGCTGGAGTTGACAAGAGGATTGGCTCCTTAACCAATCACCAAGAAGAGATCAGGGTGAGGTTAAAGATAATGAATCATAAGGATTGGGACCCAGGCTCTGACTTTATCCTCAATTGTCCTCTGCAGGGGAAGGCTCCCCATTGACTGACCACGACTCCTTGTCTGTGTGGGAGCTCCCCTTGGCAGAAATGATTTCATGGCCCCAGCCAAGCTCAAATTAGGACTGAAGAGGGTGAAAATGATATGTTTCACCAATCCATTTCGAATGCACTTCACATCGCAGGGACCCCTATTCTCAGCCCGTTCTAAAAACATCATCCCTGTGGGATGAAGTTTCTGCAGATGGGGCCTGGGGAAATTGTTCTGCcttagggaaagggaagggaagggagggaaggtgtTGATGGGGTTTAGGTGATAAATACACCTTCTTCCTTCCCCGCCTCCAGCTGTATGAGCTCGACGCCGACCCCAAGAGGAAAGAATTCCTGGATGACCTGTTCAGCTTCATGCAGAAGAGGGGTGAGGGGCGGTATGGGAAAGATGTTAACGGGGGGCGGGGTCTGGGGGCCCCAAATACTCTGGCTGAGAAACAAACCCCTACTTCTCCCTCAAGTGTCCCAGACCCAAACCTTCAAAAGTTAGTCCCCATCCTCAAGAGAGTGGCTTAGACCTGGAGGAGTTGTGAGAATCGGACCCTCCGGACAAATAGAGACGGGAGGGGGGGGATGGGGACACCTCAATAACATCTTTAACCTCTGACCTACCACGATTAATTagcccctcccttcctcccaaggGAATTAATTAGCAACGGAGATGCTGGCAGGTTAATGAGTCTTCAATCGATGACGCTCACCCCGGGGAGGGGTCACTGGGGTGGGAGGAAACTTACTGGACCACAGTCTGGAGCTGGGGTTTTAGGGCTCCTGGATCCTTTGCTTGGGGTTTCTTCGAATTCAATCCTCTCATTGCCAAGAGAAGAggttcctccttccttcctaccctAGGGCAAACTTTGGCTATGGATTGACACtgcagatctttcctgaagttagATAACAGAAAGGACTTTCCTAGAGATGAGGGTGAGGCAGGGAGATTAGGAAAATGTAGAAAGCTAGGATATCCTTTCCCAGGGGATCTCAAAAATCTAGAGCAAAGAGCTAGACTTGGCGAGGGGAACCCAGCTTGCTGAGCACATTGGGTGGCCTGTCCATCATTTCCCCCCTTCACTCCCCAGATTCATGGGCCCAGAGTCTGAGTCATTATCTCTTTCTCCAAAGCTAATTAACTCCCTCCCCATCGCAACCTGATAAGGCCACTAATTAACTTGCCTCTGACCCCCTCCTTTTGTGCCGCTCTAGTGCTCCCAGAAAGACCTACGGAGTTCTCACCCCATCTGTTAGCCCCTGTCTCTCCCCAAAACTTCTGACCCCCACAAGCAGTTCCCATTTTGTCTCTAGCtgttcccctcccttccctcatggCGTTGGTTCCTAGATTTAAGCTCCCTTCTCCGGTTTCCCCACCCCAGACCCACTCCCCCATAGTTAGCTAGATATGGGAGGAGGGTAGAGAATGAGAGGATGCTCCTGCCCACCtcctacccccaccccccaatccaGAGATGCTAAGGAAAATGGGGAgctgggaggaggagaaaagagaggagggggagaatcCCAAGGGGCCGATAATTTCCCCCCATTAATCAGGCCTGCGGCTAATTGTTCGGGCACAAAGGGTCTGGCGGTGGGAATGGGATCGGTAAAAATCAGCGCAAATTAACTGGGGCCCATCGCTCAGCTTCGACAGAACCCTTTGTCACGGGCCAGGCGGGGGCGGGAGCGGGAGCGGGGGCGGCAGGATAGGATTCGAAAACCCCCAACCTCTGCAAGCTAGAGAAGAGAATGGCCAGAAGCCTCCTGCCTCTAGGCCGTTCCCCTCTTTTGCCCCAGCCCCATATAGAGATCCCCGGGGAGAAAGATGCCAATgttcttttatgttttatgtttcttttatattCCCCCACCTCCCCACCATTACTGGATAAGGGTAGACCTTCCCGTTGTCTCTCCTGGGTCTGACCTGCTGCAGAAATTCCTGTCCCTGTTGATGGCCTTTGTGAGGATCCTGGGTGTCTGCCACCAATCCTTCCCCTGTACCAGTTATCACCGGCCCTATGCCATCCTGCCTCCTGTGTACCCTTCCTCCCCTGCACCCCCACTGTCCTGCCGACCCTCTGTTACCCTGGAGACCGTCGTCTCCCCTAGTTCCCAAGAAGACCATGTCTTTCCTGCCACCCCAGAAACTCGGTGTCCTACGCGTCCCAAGTGATCAGACTCCCGTGCCCTCTGTCCCGCCTTGCTGACCCTCGTTCTCCGCTCTCTATTATCCCGGTGTTCTCCTTCCTAGGCACCCCAGTGAACCGCATCCCAATCATGGCTAAGCAGGTTCTGGATCTCTACGTGCTGTACCGGCTGGTGACGGAGAAGGGGGGGCTGGTGGAGGTCATCAACCGGAAAGTGTGGCGGGAGGTGACTCGGGGCCTGAGCCTGCCCACGTCGATCACCTCGGCCGCCTTCACGCTGCGCACCCAGTGAGCTAGGGGAGGGAGGTGAAGGGCTATGCCCAAGGGAAAGGGAATGGGACCGGGCTTGGGGAGCATGGGGGACAGATCTCGGGGCACTCGGATTTGAGGGGGAGAGCTCAGATTTGAGGCATCCCAGGGGATGCAATCCACCCCTGCCCTACAGGTATATGAAGTATCTCTACCCCTACGAGTGTGAGACTCGGGCGCTCAGCTCTCCAGGGGAACTCCAGGCGGCCATCGACAGTAACAGGCGAGAGGGCCGACGCCAGACTTACGGGACTACCCCCATCTTCAGCTTCCCTGCAGCGgggccgcctcctcctcctcctcggggGACCCCAGCTACCACGTCAGCAGCTCCAGGTCTGCCGGCTCTCGCCTGCGCCCAACTTGGTCACAGCCATGGGCATGGCCACACCCCCATTAAAAAAGGTGTGGGCAGGGGTGACTGGGGCTGTGGACTGGATGGGTGAAGGGGGATGAGAGGGGACTAGTGAGGGG of the Sarcophilus harrisii chromosome 1, mSarHar1.11, whole genome shotgun sequence genome contains:
- the ARID3C gene encoding AT-rich interactive domain-containing protein 3C, whose translation is METLQRQQAARLAQGGVRPPLPLSMPPSLPPQRSHPVGVRAQQSPEEGTLGGTEEGENEEENEEEEEEEEEARPQGQPLHPSPGPGLSVSSPIQPSGPQHHEWTYEEQFKQLYELDADPKRKEFLDDLFSFMQKRGTPVNRIPIMAKQVLDLYVLYRLVTEKGGLVEVINRKVWREVTRGLSLPTSITSAAFTLRTQYMKYLYPYECETRALSSPGELQAAIDSNRREGRRQTYGTTPIFSFPAAGPPPPPPRGTPATTSAAPGLPALACAQLGHSHGHGHTPIKKEEGSGPAPAVATPRISLPMALSTMREKIGPEEPPEKKAVLMGPVDPPRPTLPPNILPRSKSSVREEPLEVPLNMAGNGISSINMALEINGIVYTGVLFARRPPTLGSATTNNRNSQGPTSPGSNTPPGPLSSTSP